In one Populus nigra chromosome 12, ddPopNigr1.1, whole genome shotgun sequence genomic region, the following are encoded:
- the LOC133669261 gene encoding PHD finger protein ING2-like — protein sequence MAIARTGVYVDDYLEYANTLPAELQRLLNTVRELDDRSQSMINQTRQQTNYCLGLASQSLRKGNGSIYNCYNTNNNEEDEAVEKMRKDIEANQDSALSLCTEKVLLARQAYDLIDSHVKRLDEDLNNFAEDLKQEGKLSPDEPAILPPLPIIVPKIEKRRNFYGTPQSQSKRIDFRDRDWDRERDRDFELMPPPGSHRKDFPVPVEIEQPIDPNEPTYCVCHQVSFGDMIACDNENCQGGEWFHYSCVGLTPETRFKGKWYCPTCRNLPQFQW from the exons ATGGCAATTGCACGAACTGGAGTCTACGTTGACGATTACCTGGAGT ATGCAAATACATTGCCAGCTGAGCTTCAACGGCTTCTTAATACTGTTAGAGAGCTTGATGACCGATCCCAAT CAATGATAAACCAAACAAGGCAACAGACAAACTATTGTCTGGGATTGGCATCTCAAAGCTTAAGAAAAGGAAATGGTAGTATTTATAATTGCTACAACACTAATAACAATGAAGAGGATGAGGCAGTTGAGAAAATGAGGAAGGATATCGAGGCAAATCAGGATAGTGCATTGAGTTTGTGTACAGAGAAGGTTTTGTTGGCACGGCAAGCTTATGACCTT ATAGACAGCCATGTAAAACGACTTGATGAGGATCTGAACAACTTTGCAGAAGATTTGAAGCAAG AGGGAAAACTATCACCAGATGAACCAGCAATCCTTCCTCCACTGCCTATAATAGTCCCTAAAATTGAGAAACGCAGGAATTTTTACGGAACACCTCAATCTCAATCGAAAAGGATTGATTTCAGGGATCGGGATTGGGACAGAGAGCGTGATAGGGATTTTGAGCTAATGCCTCCTCCAGGAAGCCATAGAAAGGATTTCCCTGTTCCTGTTGAAATTGAGCAACCCATTGATCCCAATGAACCTACCTACTGTGTCTGCCATCAG GTGTCCTTTGGAGATATGATTGCTTGTGATAATGAGAAT TGCCAGGGAGGTGAATGGTTCCATTATTCATGTGTTGGGTTGACACCGGAGACAAGATTCAAGGGAAAGTGGTACTGTCCAACCTGCAGGAATCTACCCCAATTTCAATGGTAG